A single Ketogulonicigenium vulgare WSH-001 DNA region contains:
- a CDS encoding lipoprotein, with protein MPKIARRAFIIGLPLAVAGCAGAGVWAPDDQIERVAFRGTEEPFLKLLTVRNVGTGNGAHTALLINASQRVLFDPAGSWISSALAERNDLLYGFSPVEEARYTSYHARSSYYIVSQYLPVPAATAEQAFALAREAGPVSKSMCTNATSRLLRQLPGMDSIRQSFFPEALERRFGALPGVVTETIYEDDDDDNRSLRDRAPRVVL; from the coding sequence GTGCCAAAGATTGCGCGCCGCGCGTTTATCATCGGCCTGCCGCTGGCGGTGGCGGGCTGCGCCGGGGCCGGTGTTTGGGCGCCCGATGATCAGATCGAACGGGTCGCGTTTCGCGGCACCGAAGAGCCGTTCCTCAAGCTGTTAACTGTGCGCAACGTCGGCACCGGCAATGGCGCGCATACCGCATTGCTGATCAACGCCAGCCAGCGCGTGCTGTTTGATCCGGCGGGCAGTTGGATCAGTTCGGCCCTCGCGGAACGCAATGACCTGCTTTACGGCTTTTCGCCTGTCGAAGAGGCGCGCTACACCTCGTATCACGCGCGCAGCAGCTATTACATCGTCTCGCAATATCTGCCCGTCCCCGCCGCCACCGCCGAGCAAGCCTTTGCCCTCGCGCGCGAGGCTGGCCCCGTCAGCAAATCCATGTGCACCAATGCGACCAGCCGCTTGCTGCGTCAGCTACCGGGGATGGATAGCATTCGACAGTCGTTTTTCCCCGAGGCGCTGGAACGGCGCTTTGGCGCATTGCCGGGGGTGGTGACCGAGACGATCTATGAGGATGACGACGACGACAACCGCAGCCTGCGCGACCGCGCGCCGCGCGTCGTCCTGTAA
- a CDS encoding aa3-type cytochrome c oxidase subunit IV — translation MAEYKHGSMDITEQQQTYKGFVKAMVIGGVIAAVLAVLGAIFL, via the coding sequence ATGGCCGAATATAAGCACGGTTCGATGGATATTACCGAGCAACAGCAGACCTATAAGGGTTTCGTCAAAGCAATGGTTATCGGTGGCGTGATCGCCGCTGTTCTGGCCGTGCTTGGCGCGATCTTCCTCTGA
- a CDS encoding L-threonylcarbamoyladenylate synthase yields the protein MMAEDHRRTLHLAADDAALAQAALLLRAGQQVAVPTETVYGLAADATCDDAVAGIYAAKGRPSFNPLIVHVADIADVAAFAALSGESLALAQAFWPGPLTLVLPLRADAPISKLVTAGLETVAVRLPAHPVARALIKAAGVPLAMPSANPSGRISPTAAQHVLDGLAGRIAAVVDGGPSGVGVESTIVVAGRGDAIVLRAGGVTPDEIAAVLGYAPLRPDLSDEARPNAPGQLLSHYAPKGHVRLNATTAAAGEVMLGFGDVVGDLTLSARGDLREAAANLFACFHRLDAMGAMAIAVAPIPDTGLGLAINDRLRRAAAPR from the coding sequence ATGATGGCTGAGGATCACAGGCGGACATTGCATCTTGCAGCGGATGACGCGGCGCTGGCGCAAGCGGCACTGCTGCTGCGCGCGGGCCAGCAGGTCGCCGTTCCGACCGAGACCGTTTACGGCCTGGCCGCCGATGCGACCTGCGATGATGCCGTCGCGGGCATCTATGCCGCCAAGGGCCGCCCCAGTTTCAACCCGCTGATCGTACATGTCGCGGATATCGCCGATGTCGCGGCGTTTGCGGCACTTTCGGGCGAATCGCTTGCCTTGGCGCAGGCATTCTGGCCCGGTCCTCTGACGCTGGTGTTGCCGCTGCGAGCGGACGCCCCGATTTCAAAACTGGTCACCGCAGGGCTGGAGACTGTCGCTGTACGGCTGCCCGCCCATCCGGTCGCGCGGGCGCTGATAAAGGCGGCGGGCGTGCCGCTGGCGATGCCATCCGCCAATCCATCGGGGCGGATCAGCCCGACGGCGGCGCAACATGTGCTGGACGGGCTAGCGGGGCGCATTGCGGCGGTGGTCGATGGTGGCCCCAGCGGTGTGGGCGTCGAATCGACGATTGTGGTGGCAGGGCGAGGCGATGCAATAGTGCTGCGCGCAGGCGGGGTCACGCCCGATGAAATCGCGGCAGTGCTTGGCTATGCGCCGCTGCGCCCCGATCTGTCGGATGAGGCCCGCCCCAATGCGCCCGGTCAACTGCTGTCGCATTACGCGCCAAAGGGTCATGTGCGTCTGAACGCGACCACAGCCGCGGCGGGCGAGGTGATGCTGGGATTTGGCGATGTGGTGGGCGATCTGACCCTGTCGGCGCGCGGCGATCTGCGCGAGGCGGCGGCTAATCTGTTCGCCTGTTTCCATCGGCTGGATGCGATGGGTGCGATGGCCATTGCGGTGGCGCCGATCCCCGATACCGGACTTGGCCTTGCGATCAACGATCGCCTGCGTCGCGCCGCTGCACCGCGTTAG
- a CDS encoding OmpA family protein, with product MPLPRITYQSLAFVVAAGVCALGARGAVILVEDSSADEVREALDAQGMDWATVLADGLQVVIEGEAPTEVSRLHAMSAAATAVDGARVVDNMSVRPPSDVAPPAFSIEMLRNQDAVSLIGLIPAASDRRALIARAEAFASDDGVTDLLNTADYPVPQHWNAAVTYAFRALQILPRAKISVSEGHVAITAISESAAQQAEYETTLSRQIPNGVSVDIDITAPRPVLTPFTLRFRIDAEGTATMEACSADSTDARATIISAARGAGMTGTVNCTIGLGTPSNQWASMASLGLNAANEIARAGASATLTMTDTDVRLIAGSAMNQSVFDGIVGRVENSLPATFSFTAELPPPPTEAEAGAPPPPQFYVTLNTEGQAILTGRLADDLLNTSAGNFARAYFGASNVIMATRVLPDGLPQGWSTRVLTGIESLSHLNNGSVLITPDTITVRGETGEVNASNTISQFLINKLGQNANFTVDVDYLEALDPIAGLPTPGECVAQLGALNDENKIAFDPGSAQIAGSSLRVIDAMADVLRGCPVDLPIRVAGYTDSQGRAEMNLRLSQDRADAVLAALRMRRVPVSSFTAVGFGAADPIASNDSEEGREANRRIAFSLIEEEGPAVPEAEAEAETEAEVSALEEDAAAGAEAAAEIPAPEDAAEVTEPAATETEPETDTEAETDAPEEPAAPEVNIPEDAAPAPENVPRVVLRPAQN from the coding sequence ATGCCCTTACCGCGTATCACCTATCAATCCTTGGCCTTCGTCGTTGCAGCCGGGGTTTGCGCGCTTGGCGCGCGTGGAGCGGTGATTCTGGTCGAGGATAGCTCGGCAGACGAGGTGCGCGAGGCGCTGGACGCGCAGGGCATGGATTGGGCCACGGTGCTGGCCGACGGGCTGCAAGTGGTGATCGAGGGCGAAGCCCCAACCGAAGTCTCGCGCCTGCATGCCATGTCCGCCGCCGCGACGGCCGTGGATGGCGCGCGCGTCGTTGACAATATGTCGGTGCGCCCGCCCAGCGATGTCGCGCCGCCTGCTTTTTCGATCGAAATGCTGCGCAACCAGGATGCCGTCTCGCTGATCGGGCTGATCCCTGCCGCATCCGACCGTCGCGCCCTGATCGCTAGGGCCGAAGCCTTTGCCTCTGATGATGGCGTCACCGACCTTTTGAACACTGCCGATTATCCGGTGCCGCAGCATTGGAATGCCGCCGTCACCTATGCGTTTCGCGCGCTGCAAATCTTGCCGCGGGCCAAGATCTCGGTGTCTGAGGGGCATGTGGCCATTACCGCGATCTCTGAAAGCGCGGCGCAACAGGCGGAATATGAGACGACCCTGTCGCGGCAGATCCCGAACGGGGTCAGTGTCGATATTGACATCACCGCGCCCCGCCCCGTTCTGACGCCCTTTACCCTGCGGTTCCGCATCGATGCCGAGGGCACCGCCACGATGGAGGCCTGTTCAGCCGACAGTACGGATGCGCGCGCCACCATCATCAGCGCCGCACGCGGTGCCGGCATGACCGGCACGGTGAATTGCACCATCGGCCTTGGCACGCCATCGAACCAATGGGCCAGTATGGCCAGCCTTGGCCTGAACGCGGCGAACGAGATTGCCCGCGCGGGGGCCAGCGCCACATTGACCATGACAGATACCGATGTGCGCCTGATTGCAGGCAGTGCGATGAACCAATCGGTGTTCGACGGCATCGTTGGCCGGGTTGAAAACAGCCTGCCCGCAACGTTTTCCTTTACCGCCGAATTGCCGCCCCCACCGACCGAGGCCGAGGCCGGCGCCCCGCCGCCGCCGCAATTCTATGTCACGCTCAACACCGAAGGTCAGGCGATCCTGACCGGTCGCCTTGCCGATGACCTGCTGAACACCAGTGCGGGTAACTTCGCACGTGCCTATTTCGGCGCGTCCAACGTGATCATGGCAACGCGCGTGCTGCCCGATGGCCTGCCGCAGGGCTGGTCGACGCGTGTGTTGACCGGCATCGAATCTTTGTCGCATCTGAACAACGGCAGCGTGCTGATCACCCCCGACACGATCACCGTGCGCGGCGAGACGGGCGAGGTGAATGCCTCGAACACGATCAGCCAGTTCCTGATCAACAAACTGGGTCAGAACGCGAATTTCACCGTTGATGTCGACTACCTTGAGGCGCTGGACCCCATCGCCGGTCTGCCGACACCGGGCGAATGCGTGGCGCAGCTTGGCGCGCTCAACGATGAAAACAAGATCGCCTTTGATCCGGGCTCGGCGCAGATCGCGGGCAGCTCGCTTAGGGTGATCGACGCGATGGCCGATGTGCTGCGCGGCTGCCCGGTGGACCTGCCGATCCGCGTGGCGGGCTATACCGACAGCCAGGGCCGCGCCGAGATGAACCTGCGCCTCAGCCAGGATCGCGCCGATGCCGTGCTGGCCGCCCTGCGGATGCGCCGCGTTCCCGTCTCTAGCTTTACCGCTGTGGGCTTTGGTGCGGCGGACCCGATTGCCTCGAACGATAGCGAAGAGGGCCGCGAAGCGAACCGCCGCATCGCCTTTTCACTGATCGAGGAAGAGGGCCCTGCCGTCCCCGAGGCCGAGGCAGAAGCCGAGACCGAAGCCGAGGTCAGCGCGCTTGAGGAAGATGCGGCCGCTGGTGCAGAGGCCGCCGCCGAAATCCCCGCGCCCGAGGACGCCGCAGAAGTCACTGAACCCGCTGCGACCGAGACCGAGCCAGAGACAGATACCGAGGCCGAAACCGACGCCCCCGAAGAACCCGCTGCGCCCGAGGTCAATATCCCCGAGGACGCAGCCCCCGCCCCCGAGAATGTGCCGCGTGTTGTTCTTCGCCCCGCGCAAAACTAA
- the ubiA gene encoding 4-hydroxybenzoate octaprenyltransferase: protein MRSAANTPEATAAVADSTGNWVDRAPLALRPWLRLSRIDRPIGTWLLLLPCWWSLLLAALSDGRFGWFDLWIAVGCAIGALLMRGAGCTWNDITDRHIDGKVARTALRPIPSGQVSVRGAAVWMAVQVLISAAVLFTFNIATVALGVLALVPVVVYPFAKRFTWWPQAFLGIAFNWGALVGWTAHTGSLGWQPVVLYLGGIAWTLFYDTIYAHQDFEDDALIGVKSTARLFGDDTPRWLAIFAALTVALTAIATFGTTLGAGAAITFVALLAPIALGGHLIWQMRRFDAKNSAVLLRLFRANRDAGLLFVLFSACALALQLIHIG, encoded by the coding sequence ATGCGCAGCGCCGCCAACACGCCAGAGGCAACAGCAGCCGTTGCCGATAGCACCGGCAACTGGGTCGATCGCGCACCACTGGCCCTGCGCCCGTGGCTGCGGCTGTCGCGGATCGACCGGCCGATTGGCACGTGGCTGCTGCTGTTGCCCTGCTGGTGGTCGCTGCTGCTGGCCGCCCTGTCGGATGGGCGCTTTGGCTGGTTTGATCTGTGGATCGCGGTGGGCTGCGCCATCGGCGCGCTGCTGATGCGGGGCGCGGGCTGCACCTGGAACGATATCACCGACCGCCATATCGATGGCAAAGTCGCCCGCACCGCGCTGCGCCCGATCCCATCGGGTCAGGTGAGCGTGCGCGGGGCCGCCGTTTGGATGGCGGTGCAGGTGCTGATCTCGGCCGCCGTGCTGTTCACGTTCAACATTGCGACCGTCGCGCTGGGGGTCCTCGCGCTGGTGCCGGTGGTGGTCTATCCCTTTGCCAAGCGGTTCACATGGTGGCCGCAGGCGTTTCTGGGGATTGCGTTCAACTGGGGTGCGCTGGTCGGCTGGACGGCGCATACGGGCAGCCTTGGCTGGCAGCCGGTTGTGCTTTACCTTGGCGGTATCGCCTGGACGCTGTTCTACGACACGATTTACGCCCATCAGGATTTCGAGGATGACGCCTTGATTGGCGTGAAATCGACCGCGCGTCTGTTCGGTGATGACACCCCGCGCTGGCTGGCGATTTTTGCGGCGCTGACCGTAGCGCTGACGGCGATTGCCACCTTTGGCACCACCCTCGGCGCGGGCGCGGCGATCACATTCGTGGCACTTTTGGCGCCCATCGCGCTTGGCGGCCATCTGATCTGGCAAATGCGCCGCTTTGACGCCAAGAATAGCGCCGTTTTATTGCGTCTTTTCAGGGCGAACCGTGATGCCGGGCTGCTGTTTGTGCTGTTTTCCGCCTGCGCACTGGCGCTACAATTGATCCACATCGGGTAA
- a CDS encoding 16S rRNA (uracil(1498)-N(3))-methyltransferase — MTSKIRLFVDHPLGPGQTVPLNADQANYLFNVMRLQPGTVLSLINGRDGEWDASVVSAAKRHGTLLASRQTKPLQLPPDLWLAFAPIKKTRTDFIIEKATELGTARMIPILSDHTNSERVRVDRLQAHVIEAVEQCGGTALPEVADPVALSAFLDHFPAGRTLWFCDEALVGQPSGFPADATAGPACILIGPEGGFSARERDRLRTLPFARSIALGPRILRADTAALAALTLWQAGLGDWNSHG; from the coding sequence ATGACAAGCAAGATCCGCCTCTTTGTAGACCATCCTCTCGGGCCGGGGCAAACCGTTCCGCTGAATGCCGATCAGGCGAATTACCTGTTCAACGTCATGCGCTTGCAGCCCGGCACTGTGTTGTCGCTGATCAACGGCCGTGACGGGGAATGGGACGCGAGCGTGGTCAGCGCCGCCAAACGCCATGGCACGTTGCTGGCCAGCCGCCAGACGAAACCGCTGCAACTGCCGCCCGATTTGTGGCTGGCCTTTGCGCCGATCAAAAAGACGCGCACCGATTTCATTATCGAAAAAGCGACCGAGCTGGGCACCGCGCGCATGATCCCGATCCTGTCGGATCATACCAATTCCGAACGCGTCCGTGTCGACCGCCTGCAGGCGCATGTGATCGAGGCGGTCGAGCAATGCGGCGGCACCGCGCTGCCCGAAGTGGCCGATCCCGTCGCGCTATCGGCGTTCCTTGATCATTTCCCCGCAGGGCGCACCCTGTGGTTCTGTGACGAGGCGCTGGTCGGGCAGCCGTCGGGTTTTCCCGCAGACGCGACCGCCGGCCCCGCCTGTATCCTGATCGGGCCCGAGGGCGGCTTTTCTGCGCGCGAACGCGACCGCCTGCGCACCTTGCCCTTTGCGCGTTCCATTGCCCTTGGTCCCCGGATTTTGCGCGCCGATACGGCGGCGCTTGCGGCCTTGACCCTGTGGCAAGCCGGCCTTGGCGATTGGAACAGCCATGGCTAG
- a CDS encoding glutamate--cysteine ligase, whose amino-acid sequence MSIPQSGGGPIERPEQLAEFLAKGCKPKENWRIGTEHEKFGFVTADHAPLPYAGINQIMTRLIDRFGWSAVTEGDSLIGLKRNGANISLEPGGQFELSGAPLENIHQVRDELQNHLDEVAAVTADMGVGFMGIGAAPIWSEAAMPVMPKGRYRLMTDYMGRVGTHGTQMMYRTSTVQVNLDFGSEADMVQKMRVALALQPVATALFASSPFFDGALNGHRSWRSRIWRGLDDSRTGMLPFAFDPGFGFQRYVDWVLDVPMYFVYRDGKYIDALGQSFRDFLKGQLPALPGEVPTLSDWADHLTTVFPEARLKQFIEMRGADAGDQAHLVALPAFWVGLTYDQTALDAASDLIKGLNAETREGLRVAASEKALAGEAGGVKLHQLALEAVKIAEAGLIARGLGEEIFLQPLIENVQKGEVQADRLIAAYEGEWGRDLTKVYAATRL is encoded by the coding sequence ATGTCTATTCCGCAATCTGGTGGCGGCCCAATCGAGCGGCCCGAACAACTCGCGGAATTTCTGGCAAAGGGCTGTAAACCCAAGGAAAACTGGCGCATCGGGACCGAGCATGAAAAGTTCGGTTTTGTGACAGCGGATCATGCACCGCTGCCTTATGCCGGAATCAACCAGATCATGACCCGCCTGATCGACCGTTTCGGTTGGTCCGCAGTGACCGAGGGCGACAGCCTGATCGGCCTGAAACGCAATGGCGCGAATATCTCGCTGGAACCCGGCGGGCAGTTTGAGCTGTCCGGCGCGCCGCTGGAAAACATCCATCAGGTGCGGGACGAGCTGCAAAACCATCTGGACGAGGTGGCCGCCGTCACCGCCGATATGGGCGTGGGTTTCATGGGCATCGGCGCCGCCCCGATCTGGAGCGAGGCCGCCATGCCGGTCATGCCCAAGGGCCGCTATCGCCTGATGACCGATTACATGGGCCGCGTCGGCACGCACGGCACGCAGATGATGTATCGCACCTCGACCGTGCAAGTGAACCTCGACTTTGGGTCCGAGGCGGACATGGTGCAAAAGATGCGCGTCGCGCTGGCGCTGCAACCTGTGGCGACGGCGCTGTTTGCCAGCTCGCCCTTTTTTGATGGCGCGTTGAACGGCCACCGCAGCTGGCGCTCGCGCATTTGGCGGGGCCTTGATGATAGCCGCACGGGGATGCTGCCGTTTGCATTTGACCCGGGCTTTGGTTTTCAACGCTATGTCGACTGGGTGTTGGATGTGCCGATGTATTTCGTCTATCGCGACGGCAAATATATCGATGCCTTGGGGCAGTCGTTCCGCGATTTCCTGAAAGGCCAGTTGCCCGCGCTGCCGGGCGAGGTGCCGACCCTGTCCGACTGGGCCGATCATCTGACCACCGTCTTCCCCGAAGCGCGCCTGAAGCAATTCATCGAGATGCGCGGCGCAGATGCGGGCGATCAGGCCCATCTGGTTGCATTGCCTGCGTTTTGGGTGGGTCTGACCTATGATCAGACCGCGCTGGATGCCGCAAGCGATCTGATCAAGGGGCTGAATGCCGAGACTCGCGAAGGGCTACGCGTCGCCGCCTCGGAAAAGGCGCTGGCCGGCGAGGCGGGCGGCGTCAAGCTGCACCAGCTTGCGCTGGAGGCGGTAAAGATCGCCGAAGCCGGTCTGATCGCGCGCGGTCTTGGCGAGGAGATTTTCCTGCAGCCATTGATCGAGAATGTGCAAAAGGGCGAGGTGCAGGCTGATCGCCTTATCGCCGCCTATGAGGGCGAATGGGGCCGCGACCTGACCAAAGTCTACGCCGCGACCCGCCTGTAA
- the plsY gene encoding glycerol-3-phosphate 1-O-acyltransferase PlsY, with the protein MPELVSSPTVILLCAVFGYLLGSVPFGILVARVMNLGDLRQIGSGNIGATNVLRTGNKKAAALTLLLDGLKGAVAVLLARAIAGEDAAQIAALAAFIGHCFPVWLGFKGGKGVATFFGVALALSWPVGLLAAATWLIMAFALRYSSAAALTAALLTPVFAWFTGNGHIVMLMIVLVALIFWRHHENISRLIAGTESKIGKK; encoded by the coding sequence ATGCCCGAGCTTGTCTCATCCCCCACCGTGATCCTGCTATGTGCGGTGTTCGGCTATCTGCTGGGGTCGGTGCCGTTTGGCATTTTGGTCGCGCGCGTCATGAACCTGGGCGATCTGCGTCAGATCGGTTCGGGCAATATCGGCGCGACGAATGTGCTGCGCACCGGCAATAAAAAGGCCGCAGCGCTGACGCTGCTGCTGGACGGGCTGAAAGGCGCGGTTGCGGTGCTGCTGGCCCGTGCGATTGCGGGCGAGGATGCGGCGCAGATTGCGGCCCTTGCAGCCTTTATCGGTCACTGCTTTCCGGTCTGGCTGGGGTTCAAGGGCGGCAAGGGCGTCGCGACCTTCTTTGGCGTGGCGCTGGCGCTGAGCTGGCCCGTCGGTCTGTTGGCCGCAGCGACATGGCTGATCATGGCCTTTGCACTGCGCTATTCATCCGCTGCGGCGCTGACCGCCGCGCTGCTGACGCCGGTTTTCGCCTGGTTCACCGGCAACGGTCATATTGTGATGCTGATGATCGTGCTGGTGGCGCTGATCTTTTGGCGCCACCACGAGAATATCTCCCGCCTGATCGCGGGCACCGAATCGAAGATCGGTAAAAAGTAG
- the pyrC gene encoding dihydroorotase — translation MRDTIITNALLIDPEAGTTTLGAVRLHGGLLAEIADSIDVSDADVIDAGGLCLAPGIVDIGVKVGEPGERHKESFASAGRAAAAGGVTTIVTRPDTDPVIDTPEILEFVAKRAGSAARVRVLPMATLTKGRAGREMTEIGFLQDAGAVAFTDGDHVATNTRVYSRALTYAKSLGALVISHVQEPGLSVGAAATSSAFASLRGLPSVSPMAERMGLDRDIALLEMTGARLHIDQITTARALPALKRAKDNGLDITAGISIHHLTLNEMDVADYRTFFKMTPPLRAEEDRLAAIEAVGSGLIDIICSMHTPQDEESKRLPFEVAASGAVGLETLLPASLRLYHAGNLTLPQLFRALALNPAKRLGLESGRLAVGAPADLVLFDADAPFILDRFLLQSKSKNTPFDGARLQGRVRGTWVAGTRIFGEN, via the coding sequence ATGCGCGACACGATTATCACCAATGCCCTGCTGATCGACCCCGAAGCTGGCACCACCACACTGGGCGCTGTGCGTCTGCATGGCGGCCTGCTCGCCGAGATTGCGGACAGTATCGACGTAAGTGATGCCGATGTGATCGACGCGGGCGGGCTTTGCCTTGCGCCCGGCATTGTCGATATTGGCGTCAAGGTTGGCGAGCCGGGCGAGCGGCATAAGGAAAGCTTTGCCTCGGCCGGGCGCGCGGCGGCCGCGGGGGGTGTGACGACGATTGTCACCCGCCCCGACACCGATCCCGTTATCGATACGCCCGAAATTCTGGAATTCGTCGCCAAGCGCGCCGGATCTGCGGCCCGTGTGCGCGTGCTGCCAATGGCCACCCTGACCAAGGGCCGCGCAGGCCGCGAGATGACCGAGATCGGCTTTTTGCAAGATGCGGGCGCGGTCGCCTTTACCGATGGCGATCACGTCGCGACCAACACCCGTGTCTATTCGCGCGCCCTGACCTATGCCAAATCGCTGGGCGCGCTGGTGATTTCGCATGTGCAGGAACCGGGCCTGTCTGTGGGCGCGGCGGCGACCTCCAGCGCCTTTGCCAGCTTGCGCGGGCTGCCTTCGGTCTCGCCCATGGCGGAACGGATGGGCCTTGATCGCGATATCGCGCTGCTGGAGATGACCGGCGCGCGCCTCCATATCGATCAGATCACCACCGCCCGCGCCCTGCCCGCGCTAAAGCGCGCCAAGGACAACGGGCTGGATATCACGGCGGGCATCTCGATCCACCACCTGACGCTGAACGAGATGGACGTCGCCGATTACCGCACGTTCTTTAAGATGACGCCGCCGCTGCGCGCCGAAGAAGACCGCCTTGCCGCGATCGAGGCCGTGGGTTCGGGCCTCATCGACATCATCTGTTCGATGCACACACCGCAGGACGAGGAAAGCAAGCGTCTGCCGTTCGAGGTGGCCGCCAGCGGTGCCGTGGGCTTGGAAACCCTGCTGCCCGCCAGCCTGCGCCTGTATCATGCGGGCAACCTGACCTTGCCGCAACTGTTCCGCGCCCTTGCGCTGAACCCGGCCAAGCGGCTGGGGCTGGAGAGCGGCCGTCTGGCTGTTGGCGCGCCCGCGGACCTCGTGCTGTTCGACGCGGATGCGCCCTTCATTCTGGACCGGTTCTTGCTGCAATCGAAATCCAAGAATACCCCCTTTGACGGCGCCCGCCTGCAAGGCCGCGTCCGCGGCACTTGGGTCGCAGGCACCCGCATTTTCGGAGAGAATTGA
- a CDS encoding aspartate carbamoyltransferase catalytic subunit, producing MSFRANHLLGIEPLDRDEITTIIDLADSYAASNRRGNTRRDVLAGMTQINMFFENSTRTQSSFELAGKRLGADVLNMSMQTSSVKKGETLIDTALTLNAMRPDLLVVRHPHSGAVDLLAQKVDCAVLNAGDGKHEHPTQALLDALTIRRAKGRIEGLSVAICGDVTHSRVARSNILLLGKLGNRVRLVGPPTLIPGAFKDMGVEIYDDMRAGLQGADVVMMLRLQRERMDGGFIPSEREYYHRYGLDADKLSAAKTDAIVMHPGPMNRGVEIDGTIADDIHRSVIQAQVEMGVAVRMAAMDLLARNLRARRGSAAADGTMV from the coding sequence ATGAGCTTTCGCGCCAACCACTTGCTGGGGATCGAGCCCCTCGACCGGGACGAGATTACCACCATCATCGATCTTGCGGATAGCTATGCCGCCAGCAACCGGCGCGGCAATACCCGTCGCGATGTGCTGGCGGGCATGACGCAGATCAATATGTTCTTTGAAAACTCGACCCGCACGCAGTCGAGTTTCGAGCTGGCGGGCAAGCGTCTGGGTGCCGATGTTCTGAACATGTCGATGCAGACATCCAGTGTGAAAAAAGGCGAGACGCTGATCGACACTGCGCTGACGCTGAACGCGATGCGCCCCGATCTGCTGGTGGTGCGCCACCCGCATTCGGGCGCGGTGGATCTGCTGGCGCAAAAGGTCGATTGCGCGGTGCTGAACGCGGGCGACGGCAAGCATGAACACCCGACGCAGGCGCTATTGGACGCGCTGACCATTCGCCGCGCCAAGGGCCGGATCGAGGGGCTAAGCGTGGCCATCTGCGGTGATGTGACCCATAGCCGCGTAGCGCGCTCAAACATTCTGCTGCTGGGGAAACTTGGCAACCGCGTGCGCCTTGTCGGGCCGCCAACGCTGATCCCCGGCGCATTCAAAGACATGGGCGTCGAGATCTATGACGATATGCGCGCGGGTCTGCAGGGCGCCGATGTCGTGATGATGCTGCGCCTGCAGCGTGAGCGGATGGACGGCGGCTTTATCCCGTCCGAACGCGAATATTACCACCGCTATGGCTTGGACGCGGACAAGCTGTCGGCGGCGAAAACAGATGCGATCGTGATGCACCCCGGCCCGATGAATCGCGGCGTCGAAATCGACGGCACGATTGCCGATGACATCCACCGCTCGGTCATTCAGGCGCAGGTCGAGATGGGCGTCGCGGTGCGGATGGCGGCGATGGATCTGCTGGCGCGCAACCTGCGCGCGCGCCGTGGCAGCGCCGCCGCCGACGGCACGATGGTTTAA